The following coding sequences are from one Saprospiraceae bacterium window:
- a CDS encoding TonB-dependent receptor: protein MRSIFSLQYLFIFILLSGYYTVSTGQSESDSIKIQTLSPVTIQSWRVATDVARLNAVIGTYLVEGKKNEVISLDQMSANVTEKTARQIFAKVPGIFVYDMDGAGNQINIATRGLDPHRGWEFNIRKDGVITNSDMYAYPASHYSLPMESIDRIELVRGTGSLQYGAQFGGMLNYVTKQPDSLRRIAYQSYNTLGSYHLLSTYHNLNGTLGKWNYYAYFAKRSRDGYRRGEHTDYDAEGLIIHGHLLKSLAMRAEWSRSNYLYKIPGPLSDAMFESDPRQASRTRNYFSPAINIPSLRWIWTPSKSTTLELTSSAVIGKRNSVMFDKPATTKDSINASTLTYNLRQVDIDHFNSYTNELRVLQKYNCFGHQHILIAGAQVMYNDLHRTQQGKGSAGSDYDLDLVDPNWGRDIHLKSNNTAVFAENSFKLIDKLTINFGARMEIGKSEMSGKIVYLPNEKVPLTLDRKFALFGGSLQYSGLKNANIYAGIAQTYRPMIFKDLVPSDAYEKVDPDLKDANGYNADFGIRGKYQRIQWDISGFLLQYNHRFGILLQQESNGEIYTLRTNIGDSRTIGTEIFAQGKFPLNNRLHLTLFTSTTLMDAKYIKGSVKSGNQNVDINGNKVESAPDLISRNGVTLQYKSFALSVLYSYTSSSFADALNTNTPSASGSVGLVPSYGLLDINCSFPINKYLRLRTNFNNVFNKQYFTKRPLFYPGPGIWPSDGRNASVSFVISL from the coding sequence ATGCGCTCCATATTTTCATTACAATACTTATTTATTTTCATATTGTTAAGCGGATATTATACTGTTTCAACAGGACAATCTGAGTCAGATTCTATTAAAATTCAAACCTTGAGTCCTGTGACAATTCAATCCTGGAGAGTAGCTACTGATGTAGCCAGATTGAATGCAGTCATTGGGACATATCTGGTTGAAGGAAAAAAGAATGAAGTAATCAGTTTAGATCAGATGTCTGCAAATGTAACCGAAAAAACTGCGCGACAAATATTCGCAAAAGTACCGGGAATTTTTGTTTACGATATGGATGGTGCAGGCAATCAAATCAATATTGCTACCAGAGGTTTGGATCCTCACCGGGGATGGGAGTTTAATATTCGCAAGGATGGAGTCATCACCAATTCTGATATGTATGCTTATCCTGCAAGTCACTATAGTTTGCCAATGGAAAGCATCGATCGCATTGAACTGGTACGTGGAACAGGATCTCTTCAGTATGGAGCTCAATTTGGTGGAATGTTGAACTATGTAACTAAACAACCCGACAGCCTGCGGCGTATTGCTTATCAGAGTTACAATACTCTGGGTTCATATCATCTTCTGAGCACTTATCATAACCTCAATGGTACTTTAGGCAAATGGAATTATTACGCCTACTTTGCAAAGAGATCCCGGGATGGTTATCGACGCGGAGAGCATACGGATTATGATGCCGAAGGTTTAATTATACATGGTCATCTTTTGAAATCTCTGGCTATGCGGGCGGAGTGGTCTCGATCCAACTATCTGTATAAAATTCCTGGGCCACTTTCTGATGCCATGTTCGAATCTGATCCAAGACAAGCAAGTCGCACGAGAAATTATTTTAGTCCTGCAATCAATATCCCCTCATTAAGGTGGATATGGACTCCTTCGAAAAGTACTACACTGGAATTGACGAGTTCCGCAGTGATTGGCAAGAGAAACAGTGTAATGTTTGATAAACCGGCCACAACAAAAGATAGCATCAATGCATCTACATTGACTTATAACCTGCGGCAAGTGGACATTGATCATTTCAACAGTTATACGAATGAGCTGAGGGTATTGCAAAAGTATAATTGCTTTGGCCACCAACACATTCTTATCGCAGGAGCGCAAGTAATGTATAATGATTTGCACAGGACACAACAAGGCAAAGGAAGTGCAGGAAGTGATTATGATCTTGACTTGGTCGATCCGAATTGGGGAAGGGATATTCACTTGAAATCAAATAATACTGCTGTATTCGCAGAAAATAGTTTTAAACTGATTGATAAACTTACGATAAATTTTGGTGCCAGAATGGAGATAGGAAAAAGTGAAATGTCAGGCAAAATTGTTTATCTGCCCAATGAAAAAGTACCTCTTACTTTGGATAGAAAATTTGCCCTTTTCGGCGGATCCTTACAATATTCAGGATTAAAGAATGCAAATATTTATGCCGGTATTGCTCAGACCTACCGACCTATGATATTCAAAGATCTGGTGCCTTCAGATGCTTATGAAAAAGTAGATCCGGATTTGAAAGATGCCAATGGGTACAATGCAGACTTTGGAATCAGAGGAAAATATCAAAGGATACAATGGGACATTTCAGGGTTTCTGTTACAATACAATCATCGATTTGGAATTTTACTCCAGCAAGAATCTAATGGCGAAATTTATACATTAAGGACTAATATCGGGGATTCTCGAACTATAGGAACTGAAATTTTTGCTCAAGGTAAATTTCCATTGAATAATAGACTTCACCTCACTTTATTTACCTCTACGACATTAATGGACGCTAAATATATTAAAGGAAGTGTGAAGTCCGGAAACCAGAATGTCGATATCAATGGAAATAAAGTCGAGAGTGCTCCGGATTTGATTTCTCGCAATGGTGTCACACTCCAGTATAAATCATTCGCATTGTCTGTATTGTACAGCTATACTTCGTCTTCTTTTGCGGATGCACTCAACACCAATACTCCTTCTGCTAGTGGCTCGGTAGGTCTCGTTCCCTCGTATGGCTTATTGGACATCAATTGCAGTTTTCCTATAAATAAGTATTTGCGTTTGCGAACAAATTTCAATAATGTATTCAACAAACAGTATTTTACAAAGAGACCATTGTTTTATCCTGGACCCGGCATATGGCCTTCAGATGGAAGAAATGCTAGCGTTTCATTTGTGATTAGTTTATAA
- a CDS encoding IS5 family transposase, translating into MNKGAGLFDEEYKLERISKLGDPLEKLNSTINWEIFRSILNKHLKVEGVAPGGRPPFDYVMMFKILILQEYFGLSDEQMEYQITDRFSFMRFLGLRIHSKVPDRNTIWNFREKMKVDALMEKLFNQFGKELVKQGLIVNKGKIIDATIMNAPKQRNSREENNQIKRGEIPEEWSDKKSSHKDVDATWTQKNNKNYFGYKDHVKVDGKKKFIDSYQVTEASVHDSVGALDLLSKKDKGQSLHADSAYTGEAFEKAVSKIGMKNKIHEKGYRNNPLSEGQKEMNSKKSKIRARVEHVFGFMHQSTGGVIIRTIGAKLKIGLLNLTYNLFRYSYYMKA; encoded by the coding sequence ATGAATAAAGGAGCTGGATTGTTTGATGAGGAGTACAAGTTAGAACGAATTAGTAAGTTAGGCGACCCATTAGAGAAATTGAACAGTACGATAAACTGGGAGATTTTTCGTTCAATATTAAACAAGCACTTGAAAGTTGAAGGAGTTGCACCAGGTGGTCGGCCGCCATTTGATTATGTAATGATGTTCAAGATTTTGATATTGCAAGAATACTTTGGATTGAGCGACGAACAGATGGAATATCAAATAACAGACAGATTCAGTTTTATGCGTTTCTTAGGGTTACGCATACATAGCAAAGTACCGGATAGAAATACGATATGGAATTTTCGGGAGAAGATGAAAGTAGACGCATTGATGGAAAAGTTATTTAATCAATTTGGAAAGGAACTAGTGAAACAAGGTTTAATTGTGAATAAAGGAAAAATAATAGACGCTACAATAATGAACGCTCCGAAGCAACGCAATAGTCGCGAGGAGAATAATCAAATTAAAAGAGGTGAAATACCAGAGGAATGGAGTGATAAGAAATCTAGTCATAAGGATGTAGATGCGACATGGACACAAAAGAACAACAAGAATTATTTTGGATACAAGGATCACGTGAAGGTGGATGGCAAGAAAAAATTTATTGATAGCTACCAGGTTACAGAGGCTAGTGTTCATGATAGTGTAGGGGCATTAGATTTATTGAGCAAGAAGGATAAAGGACAATCCCTTCATGCAGACAGCGCATATACGGGAGAGGCATTTGAAAAGGCGGTAAGTAAAATAGGTATGAAAAATAAAATTCACGAGAAGGGTTATCGTAATAATCCATTAAGTGAAGGTCAGAAAGAAATGAATAGTAAGAAGAGTAAAATCCGAGCACGAGTGGAACATGTGTTTGGGTTTATGCATCAAAGTACTGGCGGGGTTATAATAAGAACGATAGGAGCTAAATTAAAAATCGGTTTGTTGAATTTAACATACAATTTATTCCGATATAGTTATTATATGAAGGCTTGA
- a CDS encoding segregation/condensation protein A has product MESYKIKLQQFEGPFDLLLFFIERDELDIYDIPISRITEEFLEYIRQCESLNLDLASEFILVAATLIRIKAKMLIPRKELDENNQEIDPRAELVQKLLEYKAVKEAIDDLSKMEDDRYFRVTRGNIVSEFNQLAQRALVDAEWETLNLFHLLKVFQKLVDKFQQPTTVVHQIYNYEYTIAEQQAKINHILSTKPKAAFEEIFEDCENRVHAIITFLALLELINLQEVTLVNGNQVNQFWLEFKPEDEREEINIPTLEEE; this is encoded by the coding sequence TTGGAAAGTTATAAAATCAAATTGCAACAGTTCGAGGGTCCCTTTGACCTGCTATTGTTCTTTATAGAGAGGGACGAGCTCGATATTTATGACATTCCGATCTCTCGTATTACTGAAGAATTTCTAGAATATATCAGACAATGTGAGTCATTGAATCTTGACCTTGCAAGCGAATTTATCCTCGTAGCAGCAACCCTGATTCGCATTAAAGCCAAGATGCTCATCCCACGTAAAGAACTGGACGAGAACAATCAAGAGATAGATCCTCGAGCCGAGTTGGTTCAAAAGCTTTTGGAGTATAAAGCTGTAAAGGAAGCTATCGATGATCTCAGCAAGATGGAGGATGATCGGTATTTTAGGGTTACAAGAGGCAATATTGTCTCAGAGTTCAACCAACTGGCGCAACGGGCACTGGTCGATGCAGAGTGGGAGACTCTCAATCTTTTCCACTTGCTAAAGGTGTTCCAGAAGTTGGTTGACAAGTTTCAGCAACCCACCACAGTCGTACACCAGATCTACAATTACGAATATACCATTGCAGAGCAGCAAGCCAAAATCAATCATATTCTCTCGACCAAACCTAAAGCAGCGTTCGAAGAGATCTTTGAAGATTGCGAAAACCGTGTGCATGCCATTATCACCTTCCTGGCTCTCCTGGAATTGATCAATCTGCAGGAAGTCACTCTCGTCAATGGCAATCAGGTCAATCAATTCTGGCTGGAATTCAAGCCGGAAGATGAAAGGGAAGAAATCAACATTCCTACACTAGAAGAGGAGTAA
- a CDS encoding IS66 family transposase zinc-finger binding domain-containing protein gives MPPSSDLYKTKKIKSAFTRKQNKNSGGQKGHEGKTLDKVEFVDEVIVLEPKRCQCGADLTKVKGVIIETRQEFDIPPQEIRIIEYQRKECICPYCQAITAGHFPNHIQAPTQMVQP, from the coding sequence ATGCCTCCTTCTTCGGACCTATACAAGACTAAGAAGATAAAGAGTGCATTTACCAGGAAACAGAATAAGAATTCAGGTGGGCAAAAGGGTCACGAGGGAAAGACTTTAGATAAAGTAGAATTTGTGGATGAGGTTATAGTTTTGGAACCGAAACGATGTCAATGTGGAGCAGATCTTACAAAAGTCAAAGGTGTAATAATTGAAACAAGACAAGAATTTGATATTCCTCCACAGGAGATCCGGATAATAGAATATCAACGTAAAGAATGTATATGTCCGTACTGTCAGGCTATAACTGCCGGACATTTTCCAAATCACATACAAGCGCCGACGCAGATGGTTCAACCATAA
- a CDS encoding DUF2380 domain-containing protein, with amino-acid sequence MKNIILHLFLVLLCRNLVIAQSNYVQLADMSGYNTGTGNIATLADEANAALPEIYRSFKVIDFGYYIHNGEQGLTEEIMANAETQAASESPYFLLVGKESNPEGVLNRFTVKLKIPLVANCLSQEDVDIKAQELENLLNNENTGPTTYITNLAKATADLRDYFKYMTDSCCYAGISGFTGEMCSGIMCNVPSDFLPQLNFTNDDLKFFKSHDEIVCKAYNLYNNPVQLHSSKEVKKAMIKTAMLMAKDAYSLYFNRIKIRGSLDLEYYFRAGGLSDYLFQYDQKKAKYHTIFNSLYEECGGLAFGSQLNAIDFLIEPLAALSEITCQIAGQFESFLNTIRKLSREDIQLICYVLVGVAATIAFAVLMPKLSDLQSLVEAASSIAAGNVFWGAVDIITTIAGYVPWGKVWKSIGELVKAVGPLRKFYLAIDKYGSAGMAKLRKYLNEKRGRATYEDGKVKISNPDGTKIDAEDVVRAGKVFKKPYTKDNFRDNLAILTDEIPANSQAHHVFPQQTDLAQFFQSKGIDIHDPVHGTWWPTPAHQQKAYEYNLKWKEWIDENRFTNKEQVLKKGRELMKDYGFKVNF; translated from the coding sequence ATGAAAAATATCATTCTTCACCTCTTTCTGGTGCTGCTGTGCCGGAACTTGGTCATAGCTCAATCCAACTATGTCCAACTGGCAGATATGTCAGGATACAATACGGGGACGGGCAACATAGCGACATTGGCCGATGAAGCCAATGCAGCCCTGCCCGAAATCTACCGATCCTTCAAAGTCATTGACTTCGGGTACTATATCCATAACGGTGAGCAAGGCCTCACAGAAGAGATCATGGCCAACGCAGAGACACAAGCCGCGAGCGAAAGTCCATACTTCCTCCTTGTCGGAAAAGAAAGCAATCCGGAAGGCGTGCTCAATCGATTTACCGTCAAGCTCAAGATACCCTTAGTAGCCAACTGTCTGTCACAGGAAGATGTAGATATCAAGGCTCAGGAACTCGAGAATCTGCTGAATAACGAAAACACAGGCCCTACCACTTATATCACCAATCTCGCTAAGGCCACGGCCGATCTGAGGGATTACTTCAAGTATATGACCGATAGCTGCTGTTACGCCGGCATATCTGGCTTTACGGGAGAAATGTGTAGCGGCATTATGTGCAATGTGCCATCGGATTTTTTACCCCAACTCAATTTTACCAATGATGACCTTAAGTTTTTTAAATCTCATGATGAAATAGTTTGTAAGGCTTACAATTTGTACAACAACCCTGTACAACTACATAGTTCAAAAGAAGTAAAAAAGGCAATGATCAAAACGGCTATGCTTATGGCCAAGGATGCTTATTCTCTTTACTTTAACAGGATTAAAATCAGAGGCTCCCTGGATTTAGAATACTACTTCAGAGCAGGAGGACTAAGTGATTACTTGTTTCAATATGATCAGAAAAAAGCAAAGTACCATACTATTTTTAACAGCTTATACGAAGAATGCGGAGGTCTTGCCTTTGGTTCCCAATTGAATGCTATCGATTTCTTGATTGAACCACTTGCTGCCCTATCAGAGATAACCTGTCAGATAGCCGGCCAGTTTGAAAGCTTCTTAAATACAATCAGAAAACTAAGTCGCGAAGACATACAATTAATTTGTTACGTCCTGGTTGGAGTAGCTGCCACCATAGCATTTGCTGTACTCATGCCGAAGCTCTCTGACCTGCAAAGCCTTGTAGAGGCAGCCAGTTCCATCGCAGCCGGAAATGTATTTTGGGGAGCGGTTGATATTATCACCACCATAGCGGGTTACGTCCCCTGGGGAAAGGTCTGGAAGAGTATAGGAGAGCTGGTGAAGGCTGTAGGGCCATTACGCAAATTTTATTTGGCTATAGACAAGTACGGCTCTGCAGGTATGGCCAAACTGAGAAAATACCTCAACGAAAAAAGAGGTAGAGCCACCTACGAAGACGGAAAAGTAAAAATATCCAATCCCGATGGCACAAAAATTGATGCAGAGGATGTTGTAAGAGCTGGTAAAGTATTTAAAAAGCCTTATACCAAAGATAATTTTAGGGATAACTTAGCAATTTTAACTGATGAAATACCTGCCAATTCCCAAGCACATCATGTTTTTCCTCAACAAACAGATTTGGCACAATTTTTCCAATCCAAAGGAATTGATATTCATGATCCTGTGCATGGCACTTGGTGGCCTACTCCTGCACATCAACAAAAGGCATATGAGTATAATTTAAAATGGAAAGAATGGATTGATGAAAATCGCTTTACAAATAAAGAACAAGTCCTTAAAAAAGGACGAGAGCTGATGAAGGATTATGGATTTAAAGTAAATTTTTAA
- the lpdA gene encoding dihydrolipoyl dehydrogenase — translation MKKVLIIGSGPGGYVCAIRCAQLGMDVTLVEKYASLGGTCLNEGCIPSKALLDSSEHYHYAKHQMEVHGIQVSEVKLDFAKMMDRKKSVVEQNTKGIEFLMKKNKIHVKHGFGSFVNGHTVSVKTEAGSEELIQFDYCVIATGSKPFIPQAFGFDGHRVISSTEALCLEKVPGHLAIVGAGVIGLELGSVFARLGSKVSMIEFQGQILPGMDTDAAKELQKILQGLGITFYLQSEVKSILTQGEQVELSFTVKGKEDAVQDIRADYALIAIGRRAYTDGLQLENIGLKLDAKGKIPVQDNCCTSIPHIYAIGDVIDGPMLAHKAEEEAVFVAETIAGQKPVLHSHLIPGVVYTWPEFASIGYTENQLKDQGRQYRIGKYPFKALGRARASMDTDGFVKVLSDATGDEVLGVHILGPRAADLIMEAVAIMNFKGAAEDIARICHPHPTYSEAIKEAALDACGLGAIHK, via the coding sequence ATGAAAAAAGTATTAATCATCGGTTCCGGACCCGGAGGGTATGTCTGTGCGATCAGGTGTGCGCAGTTGGGCATGGACGTGACTCTGGTCGAAAAGTATGCTTCGTTGGGAGGAACTTGCCTCAATGAGGGATGTATTCCATCTAAGGCTTTGCTGGATAGCTCCGAACACTACCATTATGCAAAACATCAAATGGAAGTGCATGGTATCCAAGTTTCAGAAGTGAAGCTGGATTTTGCAAAAATGATGGACAGAAAGAAGTCGGTTGTTGAGCAAAATACCAAGGGTATTGAGTTTTTGATGAAGAAAAATAAAATCCATGTAAAGCATGGGTTCGGATCCTTTGTCAATGGTCATACGGTAAGCGTAAAGACTGAAGCAGGATCTGAAGAGCTAATACAGTTCGACTATTGCGTCATTGCGACAGGTTCAAAACCTTTCATTCCCCAAGCTTTTGGGTTTGATGGACATCGGGTGATTAGTTCTACCGAAGCCCTTTGTTTAGAAAAAGTTCCCGGGCATCTCGCGATTGTAGGGGCAGGAGTGATTGGTTTAGAATTGGGTTCAGTGTTCGCTCGGTTGGGATCGAAAGTGAGCATGATTGAGTTTCAGGGTCAAATTTTGCCGGGTATGGATACGGATGCAGCAAAAGAACTTCAGAAAATCCTGCAGGGTTTGGGCATCACTTTTTATCTCCAATCAGAAGTAAAAAGTATCCTTACTCAAGGAGAGCAAGTTGAGCTCAGTTTTACGGTAAAGGGTAAAGAGGACGCTGTCCAAGACATACGAGCAGATTATGCACTCATCGCTATAGGCCGCAGGGCTTATACTGATGGCTTGCAGCTTGAGAATATAGGTTTGAAGTTAGACGCAAAAGGTAAAATTCCTGTGCAAGACAACTGCTGCACTTCAATCCCTCATATTTACGCGATTGGTGATGTCATAGACGGCCCGATGCTGGCGCATAAAGCAGAGGAAGAAGCCGTTTTTGTGGCGGAAACTATAGCAGGACAAAAACCGGTTTTGCACTCACATTTAATACCCGGAGTAGTGTACACCTGGCCGGAATTTGCCTCAATAGGTTATACCGAAAACCAACTCAAAGACCAGGGCAGACAGTACCGAATTGGAAAGTATCCTTTCAAAGCTTTGGGAAGGGCTAGGGCGAGTATGGATACGGATGGATTTGTGAAGGTGCTGAGCGATGCAACGGGAGACGAGGTGTTGGGTGTTCATATCCTGGGTCCAAGGGCCGCAGACCTTATTATGGAAGCCGTTGCAATAATGAACTTCAAAGGTGCTGCGGAAGATATAGCAAGGATTTGTCATCCTCATCCGACATACTCTGAGGCAATCAAAGAGGCGGCCTTAGATGCATGTGGTTTGGGAGCCATTCATAAGTAA
- a CDS encoding glycosyltransferase family 2 protein, with amino-acid sequence MATLSIVIPVYNEERTIHLILDKIIQAQLPEGIDREIILVNDCSKDNSEGAIQKYMNAHPGEQFSYYKHEVNQGKGAALHTGIRKAQGDYIIIQDADLEYDPEEYRLMLKPILDGFADVVFGSRFMGGKPHRILFFWHSIGNKILTTISNVFTNLNLTDMETCYKLFRRDIIQSLDLKEKRFGFEPEVTARIARIPNIRIYEIGISYYGRTYAEGKKIGWRDGFRAIYCILKYNIFR; translated from the coding sequence ATGGCTACACTTTCTATAGTTATACCGGTTTACAATGAGGAAAGGACAATACATCTCATCCTCGACAAAATCATTCAGGCTCAACTGCCTGAAGGTATAGATCGTGAAATAATTCTGGTTAATGACTGTAGTAAAGATAATAGTGAAGGGGCGATTCAGAAATACATGAATGCGCATCCCGGAGAACAATTTTCCTATTACAAACATGAAGTTAACCAAGGGAAAGGAGCTGCTTTGCATACAGGGATCAGAAAAGCTCAGGGAGACTATATCATCATCCAGGATGCTGACCTAGAGTATGATCCGGAAGAGTATCGTCTTATGCTCAAACCCATCTTGGATGGATTTGCAGATGTGGTCTTTGGTTCACGTTTTATGGGAGGGAAACCGCATCGAATCCTGTTTTTCTGGCATTCTATAGGGAATAAAATTCTCACCACAATATCCAATGTATTTACTAATCTCAACCTGACCGATATGGAGACCTGTTATAAGTTGTTTCGCAGGGATATCATTCAGTCATTGGATTTGAAGGAAAAGAGATTTGGTTTTGAGCCGGAGGTTACAGCTCGGATCGCTCGCATTCCAAATATCCGTATTTATGAAATAGGAATCTCATATTATGGAAGAACCTATGCTGAGGGAAAGAAAATAGGCTGGCGCGATGGTTTCCGAGCAATATATTGTATTTTGAAATACAATATATTCAGGTAG
- a CDS encoding DUF1911 domain-containing protein gives MRDKLKNKAYFDKMINTFNESIETQLNWIEIGTTPQERINYVKRGIVQDYICLIQCKYSNNYDLNSLKEDLQKCIKICNESWDGFWNYNFNGKKLNQYTLSGYEEMLSLLSLSHLLNVLNEDFLKLVEVIDRDGVKDYLYEFIIRAKFKNREAILEESYQTFFHVKHTFEKLRLAINETDKTKAEKLVQEFITKVWYTNHKEAGWYNSHKSKHDIYCGYWSFETAAVVKIMGLEDSSFIDCQYYPKDLVLFETE, from the coding sequence ATGAGAGACAAATTAAAAAATAAGGCTTATTTTGATAAAATGATTAATACCTTTAATGAGAGTATTGAAACCCAATTGAACTGGATCGAAATTGGAACCACACCTCAAGAAAGAATTAATTATGTAAAGCGTGGAATAGTACAAGATTATATTTGTTTGATACAATGCAAATATTCCAATAACTATGACTTAAACAGTTTAAAAGAAGATTTACAAAAATGTATTAAAATATGCAATGAAAGTTGGGACGGCTTTTGGAATTACAATTTTAACGGTAAAAAATTAAATCAATATACCTTATCTGGTTACGAAGAAATGTTATCATTGTTATCATTAAGCCATTTATTAAATGTACTTAATGAGGATTTTCTAAAATTAGTTGAAGTAATAGACCGAGATGGAGTAAAAGATTATTTATATGAATTTATCATTAGAGCAAAGTTCAAAAATAGGGAGGCAATATTAGAAGAAAGCTACCAAACTTTTTTCCATGTAAAGCATACTTTTGAAAAGCTACGTCTAGCCATTAATGAAACGGACAAAACTAAAGCTGAAAAATTAGTACAAGAATTTATTACCAAAGTTTGGTACACAAATCATAAAGAAGCTGGTTGGTATAATAGTCATAAAAGTAAACATGATATATATTGTGGTTATTGGAGTTTTGAAACTGCAGCAGTGGTAAAAATAATGGGTTTGGAAGATAGTAGCTTTATAGATTGCCAGTATTACCCAAAAGATTTGGTTCTTTTTGAAACGGAATAA
- a CDS encoding helix-turn-helix transcriptional regulator, with protein MKIGDSLKKLRESKGYTQQQMADLIHTHRSCYSKMENNQ; from the coding sequence ATGAAGATAGGCGATAGTCTTAAAAAGCTTAGGGAAAGTAAGGGTTACACTCAGCAGCAAATGGCTGATCTTATCCATACTCATCGGTCTTGTTACTCCAAAATGGAAAACAATCAATAG
- a CDS encoding IS66 family transposase produces the protein MSVNYKIPLAKIVQLMEDLYQIRINESSIINWLKQSYNLMKPTEDQVKEHLLNSKLVHADETGVNINGKNYWNHVVSTDKLTHQFINEKRGQKAIRNEASILPYYKGILVHDCWSSYFTLEQVKHVICGAHLIRELNALIEDKSKWAFRFQKYLLELHNSPIAKNKKNKKQILLDYNKILRQGIHEEPPPRRTSYRGRIKNSKGLNLINRLIKYKESVLGFAFSNLIPFTNNQAERDIRHCKTKQKVAGCFRSLEGAKYYMRISSITITLRKNSVNVLDWIKSLFAEGIFTLPLT, from the coding sequence ATGAGTGTAAATTATAAAATTCCACTGGCAAAGATTGTCCAGTTGATGGAAGATCTATATCAGATCAGAATAAACGAATCCAGTATTATCAATTGGTTGAAACAATCTTATAACTTAATGAAACCAACAGAAGATCAGGTAAAAGAACATTTACTGAATAGCAAATTAGTGCATGCGGATGAAACAGGAGTTAATATCAATGGTAAAAATTATTGGAATCATGTAGTATCGACTGACAAACTAACTCACCAGTTTATAAACGAGAAAAGAGGTCAAAAAGCAATTCGAAATGAAGCTTCCATATTACCATATTATAAAGGAATACTAGTGCATGATTGCTGGTCTAGCTATTTTACATTAGAACAAGTTAAACATGTAATATGCGGAGCACATCTCATAAGGGAACTCAATGCATTAATAGAAGATAAATCAAAGTGGGCTTTTCGATTTCAAAAATATTTATTAGAACTACATAATTCACCGATAGCTAAAAATAAGAAAAATAAAAAACAAATACTTCTTGACTATAACAAAATACTACGACAAGGAATTCATGAAGAACCGCCACCAAGAAGAACAAGTTACAGAGGTCGAATTAAAAATTCAAAAGGATTGAACTTAATCAACAGACTAATTAAATATAAGGAATCTGTATTGGGATTTGCCTTCAGCAACTTAATACCATTTACAAACAATCAAGCAGAACGCGATATTCGCCATTGCAAAACAAAACAAAAAGTGGCTGGATGCTTTAGATCTCTGGAAGGTGCGAAATACTATATGCGTATTTCCTCCATAACAATCACTTTAAGAAAAAACTCAGTGAATGTGCTCGATTGGATAAAATCTCTATTTGCTGAAGGTATTTTTACCTTACCTTTGACCTAA
- a CDS encoding DUF2442 domain-containing protein translates to MRKIVEIKISHPYVVICKFDNGETRMLNLENVLDRNGTFAQKVFEGDKFKEVQIGDNGELFWLGIAEMKTLEGTTIPCEYDICPDFAYMESTVVSSKTSLS, encoded by the coding sequence ATGCGAAAGATAGTTGAGATAAAAATTTCACATCCATACGTAGTCATATGCAAATTTGATAATGGAGAGACAAGGATGTTAAATCTTGAGAATGTTCTTGACAGAAATGGAACATTCGCTCAAAAAGTATTTGAAGGGGATAAGTTCAAAGAAGTGCAAATCGGGGATAATGGCGAACTCTTTTGGCTTGGCATAGCTGAAATGAAAACTTTGGAAGGTACTACTATACCTTGTGAATATGATATTTGTCCGGATTTTGCCTATATGGAATCTACAGTTGTATCATCAAAGACGTCCCTATCTTAA
- a CDS encoding DUF4160 domain-containing protein: MPEISRFYGIIIYMFFNDHNPPHFKVKYAEFEANVLISNGSILDGDLPVSKLKLVSAWAEIHKDELNEMWHSKNFHTIDPLQ, encoded by the coding sequence ATGCCGGAGATTAGTAGATTTTATGGGATAATTATTTATATGTTCTTTAATGATCATAATCCACCTCATTTTAAAGTAAAATATGCTGAATTCGAAGCTAATGTTCTTATAAGCAATGGGTCCATTTTAGATGGTGATCTACCTGTTAGTAAGTTAAAACTTGTGAGTGCCTGGGCAGAAATTCACAAAGATGAACTTAATGAAATGTGGCATTCTAAAAATTTTCACACAATAGACCCTCTACAATAA